A single genomic interval of Mycolicibacterium sp. MU0053 harbors:
- a CDS encoding mycofactocin-coupled SDR family oxidoreductase: MGTSLSGKTAFITGAARGQGRAHAVKLASEGADIIAVDLCGQIESVPYPLATPDDLAATVKLVEETGARIVAVEADVRDRDALKAALRTGTAELGDRLDIVIANAGIAPMAAEGAWQDVIDVNLTGVYHTVDVVMKPMIKFGNGGSIVLTSSVAGLVGLGSPVAGSVGYAAAKHGIVGLMRVYANVLAPYRIRVNSVHPAGVDTPMIDNDFTRSWLSGLAQQSEGGPDMGNALPVQTLDVEDIANAAYYLVSDAGRYVTGVALPVDAGYVNKR, from the coding sequence ATGGGCACCAGTCTCAGCGGTAAGACCGCGTTCATCACCGGCGCCGCCCGCGGGCAGGGCCGGGCGCACGCGGTCAAGCTGGCCTCCGAGGGCGCCGACATCATCGCCGTCGACCTGTGCGGCCAGATCGAGTCGGTGCCCTATCCGTTGGCCACCCCCGACGACTTGGCCGCCACGGTCAAACTGGTCGAGGAGACCGGGGCGCGGATCGTGGCGGTCGAGGCCGACGTCCGCGACCGCGACGCCCTCAAAGCAGCACTGCGCACCGGCACCGCCGAACTCGGCGACCGCCTGGACATCGTGATCGCCAATGCCGGCATCGCACCGATGGCCGCCGAGGGCGCCTGGCAGGACGTCATCGACGTCAACCTGACCGGGGTCTATCACACGGTCGACGTGGTGATGAAGCCGATGATCAAGTTCGGCAACGGCGGGTCCATCGTGCTGACCAGCTCGGTGGCCGGCCTGGTTGGCCTGGGTTCCCCGGTAGCGGGCTCCGTCGGGTACGCCGCCGCCAAGCACGGCATCGTCGGACTGATGCGTGTATACGCCAATGTCCTTGCGCCCTACCGGATTCGGGTCAACTCCGTGCACCCGGCCGGGGTGGACACCCCGATGATCGACAACGACTTCACCCGGTCCTGGCTCTCCGGCCTGGCGCAGCAGAGCGAGGGCGGTCCGGATATGGGCAACGCGCTACCGGTGCAGACGCTCGACGTCGAGGACATCGCCAACGCGGCGTACTACCTCGTCTCCGATGCCGGCCGCTATGTCACCGGCGTGGCGCTGCCCGTCGACGCCGGGTATGTGAACAAGCGCTGA
- a CDS encoding putative quinol monooxygenase, which translates to MPVVVVATMTAKPESVDAVRTACTEAIAAVHDEPGCQLYALHETDRTFVFIEQWADAEALKTHSTAPAVAKMFGAIGEHLDGAPDIKMLTPVVAGDPAKGQLRA; encoded by the coding sequence ATGCCCGTTGTTGTCGTCGCCACCATGACCGCCAAGCCCGAGTCGGTGGACGCCGTCCGGACCGCGTGCACCGAGGCGATCGCGGCGGTCCACGACGAACCCGGTTGCCAGTTGTATGCGCTGCACGAGACCGACCGCACCTTCGTGTTCATCGAACAGTGGGCGGACGCCGAGGCGCTCAAGACGCACAGCACCGCACCGGCGGTGGCCAAGATGTTCGGCGCGATCGGCGAGCATCTCGACGGCGCACCCGACATCAAGATGCTGACGCCGGTCGTGGCCGGTGATCCCGCCAAGGGCCAACTGCGCGCCTGA
- a CDS encoding SAM-dependent methyltransferase has translation MPRNAPAQTAFGPMALAAVEHHEPVDRRLLDDDLAASFLPAHLRAIVAATRATPLRNALIRSSERKAPGMWASMMCRKRFIDDRLSDPLNEFDAAVILGAGLDTRAYRIARHSNLPVFEVDQQVNIDRKRVAVNRTLGAMPPSVRLVAADFEHDDVMGALSAHGYNAAQRTFFVCEGVTQYLHPHTVTALFEQLRAAATGSRLIFSYVRQDFIDGTNYYGAQALHKKFLGSQPLWHTGFKPELLHEYLGEHGWRLIEQAGPSYYRDIYIRPAGRDQVASTIEWTAHAELP, from the coding sequence GTGCCCCGAAACGCTCCAGCACAGACGGCCTTTGGCCCGATGGCACTCGCGGCGGTCGAGCACCACGAGCCGGTCGATCGGCGCCTCCTCGATGATGATCTGGCGGCCTCCTTCCTGCCCGCCCATCTGCGGGCGATCGTCGCGGCGACCCGAGCCACCCCGCTGCGTAACGCGCTGATCCGAAGTTCGGAGCGCAAAGCCCCCGGGATGTGGGCCAGCATGATGTGCCGCAAGCGGTTCATCGACGACCGGTTGTCCGACCCGCTCAACGAGTTCGACGCCGCGGTGATCCTCGGTGCCGGCCTCGACACCCGGGCCTACCGGATCGCCCGGCACAGCAATCTGCCGGTCTTCGAAGTCGATCAGCAGGTCAACATCGACCGCAAGCGGGTCGCGGTCAACCGCACGCTGGGCGCCATGCCGCCGTCGGTGCGGCTGGTCGCGGCCGACTTCGAACACGACGACGTCATGGGCGCGCTGTCCGCCCACGGTTACAACGCCGCCCAGCGCACCTTCTTTGTCTGTGAGGGCGTGACGCAGTACCTGCACCCGCACACGGTTACCGCGCTGTTCGAGCAGCTTCGCGCCGCAGCGACCGGCAGCCGGCTGATCTTCAGCTATGTGCGACAGGATTTCATCGACGGCACCAACTACTATGGTGCCCAGGCCTTGCACAAGAAATTCCTGGGATCACAACCGTTGTGGCACACCGGGTTCAAGCCCGAACTCCTGCACGAGTATCTCGGCGAGCACGGTTGGCGACTCATCGAGCAGGCCGGACCGAGCTACTACCGCGACATCTACATCCGCCCCGCCGGACGTGATCAGGTGGCTTCGACAATCGAATGGACGGCCCACGCCGAGTTGCCCTAG